Part of the candidate division WOR-3 bacterium genome, CGTTCACCGGCGTGCCCGGGTTCGGCCTGCACGTCAATTCCGGCCTGCCCAATGCCTATTCGGTCGCCTGCTCACTTATCTGCCGGGATGCGAATGACTCGGTCTGGGTATCACTCCTCTCTTATCAGGTCGGCACCCCGGTGCTTGAAAAGCGCACGCAGACAGTCGTGGACACTGCCCACGGCGGCAACGGCAACGGCCGACTCGACCCGAACGAAACGGTTGACCTCGCGGTCTGGATTGCCAACACCGGACTCGGGCACGGTTACAACTGCCGCGGCGTGCTCAAGTCCGGCGACTCAAGGCTTATCGTGCTCGACTCGACCGCAAGCTATGGCAGGGTGCGTAAAGGCGACAGTGCAACCAACGCCGGCGACTGGTACACAGTCCGGGCCCAGGCCGGAATCCCGCCCGAGACGCCGCTTGTCTGCACGCTTCGCCTCTACGCTGACGGCGGGTACTCGGTCGTGCGCACATTCAATATCATCGTCGGCGAGTTCCGCAACATTGACCCGATACCAGACGGCCCGCGGCTGCCTGCCTTGTACTGGGCCTACGACGACAAGGACACCGGGTACACCCATCACCCGCAGTACCAGTGGGTCGAAATCCGAAGCCAGGGCACGCAACTCAACTTCTCCCACAACGATGCGGTCATCACTGTGAACCTGCCCACGGGGTTCGGGCCGGTCAAATACTACGGCCAGCGCTTCACCCAGCTTTCGATTTCCGCGGACGGCTGGATTGTACCCGGCAACTACACGACCACGAACTACACCAATACCGGTCTCCCCTCGACCGCAGCACCGCCCCGGGCAATCTGCGCCAACTGGGACGACCTGTACCCCGGATACTCAAGCCAGGACTATGCCTATTACTATCATGACGCGGCCAATCACCGGTTCGTAGTTGAGTTTGATTCGGTCAAGTACTACGACAACTCGATTCGCGACAAGTTTGAGTTCATCTTCTACGACACGACGCTTGCGGCTGGGGACGGCAACTCGAGGATTCTCGTCCAATACCGGACTGCCAATGGATACACCTCAAGTACCATCGGGCTTCAGGACGGCACCCAGCAGGTCGGGATTCAGTGTCTGTACGACGGTTCCTATCACAAAGGCTGCGCTGCGATTGCGGCTGGCCGCGCCGTCCTATACACCACTGACCCGCCAAGCCAAGTCGGACTTTCATCCGAGCCATGGACTGCGCTCGTTGACGTAAGAGGACTTGCACTATGGCCCAATCCGTGCCTTGGTCGAGCAACGGTGAGCTGGAACGTGCCGATTGCCGGCAGGGTGGAGCTTGCGGTGTACGACGCGTCGGGCCGCGAAGTCAGCCAGATTGTCAGTGACGAACTGGCCGCGGGCCGCCATACCCGGACTTGGGACGGACGTGCGCTCGCGCCGGGCGTGTACTTTGTAAAGCTCGATGCGCCGGGCAGCACGCGACGGCAGAAACTGATACTGACCCGCTAGGGTCTGGCAGAACAAGAGAGCCGTGGTAGCATCCCTGCCACGGCTCTCTGCTCATCGGCGCGACGGTAGAGTCGGGCCAGTCGCCTCGCGCCCGATAGAAGGGGCGGCTTGCGCCGCCCCTTGGAAACGACTCGGTCACGTGCTACTTCAGCACGTAGATGTTGTGCTTCTCGCAGATTTCGTGTAGCTGCTTGGGCCACACCGTGACCGTCACCTCGCCGATGTGTGCCTTACGCAAGAGCAACATCTGGAGCCGGCCCTGACCGATGCCGCCGCCGATGGACAGCGGTATCTCATCGTTCATTATCATCTTGTGATACGGCAGCTCCAGCCGGTCCAGTTGACCGGAAAGCTCCAGTTGCTTCACCAGAGTTTCCTTCGTAACCCGGATACCCATTGAAGACAGTTCGTGGCGGCGCTTGGTCACGTGGTTCCACACCAGAATGTCGCCATTCAGGCCGTGGGTGTCCTTGCCGGTTTCCTTGGACGTGTCGGTCACCCAGTCGTCATAATCCGCAGCCCGCATCTCGTGTGGGAACCCGTCCTTCAAGACCCAACCAATACCGATGATGAATATGGCCGGTGAGTAGTCCTGAAGGATTCTTGTCTCGCGCTGCTTGCGCGGCAGGTCAGGATAGCGCTCAAGGATTTCCTCGGCGTGGATGAAAGTCAACTCCTTGGGCAGATTCGGGTAGCGCGGGTCCCGAAGCTGTGGGTACATCTGCTGTACAAAGTCCTCGGCACCGGTGATGACCTTCCAGATTTTCCGGACGACCATCTTCAGGAATTCGAGGTTGCGGTCTTCAGCGGTGATGACCCGTTCCCAGTCCCACTGGTCAACATAGGAGGAATGGTCATGGTCCAGGAAATAGTCCTTGCGCACGGCCCGCATGTCGGTGTTGATACCTTCGCCGACCTGGCAGCCGTACTGTTTCAGGGCCCAGCGCTTCCACTTGGTTGCGGCCTGAACTATCTGAGCATTGATGCGCGGGGAGATACCCAGCCCGCACGGGAAATCAATCGGTGTACGTGAACCGTCCCGGTCCAGGTTGTCGTTCATACCGCTTTCTTTCTCGACAATCAGCGGCACCTGCACCATCTGTAGGTTCAGCTCCTGAGCCAGACCGTCTTCCACGTAACGCTTGACCGCGTAGAGAGCTCGCTGGGTCTCCTTGTTGTCAAGAATCGAGCGGTACCCAATCGGCAGAATTTTGTCAACTTCTTCGTAGGTTGAGACACCGGGACCGGCTAAGTCTGCGGCCTTGCCGGTTTTGCCAGGTTTGGGCATAAACCCTTGGGCTATTGGCCTGGCCTTGTGTCTTGAACCTGTGGCTCTTATCTTCTTGGCTATCTTCTTCTTTACTGGCCGCTTAGCTATTTTTCTTACTGCCTTTTTGGCTTTCTTTACCATCGGGTCAACTCCTTTGTAGCACCTATTCTTTGGTCTTGAGTCGCGTCTGCGACCCGGACCACGTTGTTTATTCGCGGAATTGCTGCGAGCAGTTGGCCAAGGATACTCAGGGCACATCGGCTGTCAAGGTGCCGGCGCCTTATTCAGCGCCCCGCATTTGACAACACGGTTCCGCGTTTCTATGCTCATCGTATGCCAGGAGGTGATGTCATGAGTAAGTTCAGCCGCAGCATGATCATCACGGTGCTGACCGTGCTGGTAGCCGTCGGCCTGGCCGCAAAGCTTGAACCGGCAGCAAAGTTCGTGCACGAGGATGCCAAGGGCAAGCTTACGATAATCGGCAAGGCCGCGGTCGTGCTCACCGGCGACGACCAGTTCGTCAACCGCATAATGGAGGACGTCACGGCCATCGGTCTGCTTGGCCGCGGCATCAAAGTCGCCTACCCGGATGAGAACAGTTTCGGCAAGTTGCGGCGCGAGCCAGGCAAAGACCCGATGCAGGTCGCGCGCACGGCCGGCGCCAACGTGCTTCTCACCGGTATGGTCGTTACCGAGCCGGTCTGTCCGTCCGACTGCGGTCGCGAATGTCAGCACCCGTGCCGGAGTCTGAAGGTGAACATCGCATCGCTTTCGCTCGTTGATGTGCCGCAGGACAAGGTCCTCGTCTGGGCACTGTACGAACCGGACTCAGCGGTAAGCACTTCCCGGCTGGCAACTGCTTTCGTCGAGCTTTTGGTCGAGAGTCTGAAATAGGTGGCCGTGACCGTGCGGCCAGTAAGACGTCTAAATGCATCAAAGGAGTCGCAATGAAAAAGGTAATCCGATACAGCCTAGCGCTGGTTGCGTGGTGTCTAGTCGCGGCCTGCGCTTCGTCACACTATGTCCGGCCGGACGAGGTGACCGAGTGGGACTACACCTATTCGGACACGGACATGAAACTTCTGGCCGAAAAGATGGTGATGTCGCTTTCCGAAGCAGAACTGCCCAAGACCCAAGAAAAGCCTACCATAGCGTTCCTGCGCATCGGCAACCGTACCTCTCAGCACGTGGATACGGACGGCATCTCCGAGAAAATAATGGTCAGTTTGGTGAAGCTCGGTCGGTTCCGGGTCGTCGATCGCGAACTTCTCAAGAAACAGGCACAGGAAATCGCCCTGGTCGAGAACCAGCGGATTGACGTCGAGGGTGCGGTCAAGCTGGGCAACCTTGTTGGCGCAGACTACTTCCTGACCGGCGACATCATGAGTATTGAGAAGACCTCGGGCGCAACCACGCTTGCCTACTACAAGCTCACGATGCGGCTCGTAAATGTCAAGACTTCGGTTATCGAGTGGGCCGACGAAAAGGAGCTCAAGAAACGCTCGACCAAGGGGTGGTTCGAGTAGAAAAGGAACAATGGGTCCAAGGACCGACGTCCAAGTGGACGAGAAATCGCGGCACCGGAGTGGCAAGTGTTGGATTATTGCGTCTGCATTCGCGTTCGGGCTGGCCCTGATTACCGCCTGCGCGCCAAGCGCGTCAACCGTCCCGCCCGGGCCCAGATATTTCTCCAACTTGAGCTACGACAGCGCGGCCGCGAGATTCCGACGTGAAGCAGAGAAACAGTTCGAGGCCAAGGACATATCCTATCCCCTGAGTCTGCTCAATTGCGCGGTGACCAGTTTCTACGCGGGAAACCTGAAGGAATCCAAGCAGGCGTTCTCTGCCGCATACAAGATTGACGACGGCAATATCCCGGAGGCGGCCAAATTCTACCAGTGGCTGGTCGTGGACAGTCGCAAGGTGTACCGGTTCACGAAGCGTGAGCGCGAGCTGGTACACCTGTACCTTGGTCTTTGCTACCTTACCGAGAACAACCTGCCCGAGGCACTGGTTGAATTCAAGAAGCTCCGGCAGATGGACCAGGATGCATCAAAACTACCCGTGGTAAACTTTTACATGGGGCTCGTGTACGAGAAGCTGCAGCTGTACGACGACGCGCTTATCGAGTACCGCGGGCTTGCGGACATGCCTGGAACCGGCATTGACGCCACCTCGCTCATCAGGCGGGTAGAGATGCTCAAGGCCGGTATGCCCGAGGCAACAAACGAGCTAGTCGTGCACGTTGACCACCATTCCGAAGACTCTTTCGGCCGAACCGTTGTTTACGCTGACAACAGGCCGGTTGCCGAGCTGCCGCCGTACTCAGACCGGTTCGACGTCCGCCTGACCGAGGCCGAGGCATCGCGCAAGGCGTTGCAAAAAGCGAGCGCTGAGGCAACCCGCACCGGATTGCGCTGCTGTGGTACGGTCCTGGCCGAGTATCTGTTTCCAAGGCATGGCGAGGCAATCGGCGATTTGGCCGGCGACCTCGTGCTTGGGGACGAGCGCGCCAATCAGGACAAGCGGGCATGGGGCTACGCCCCCACGGCAATCGCAGTTGCCCGTCTAGCCCTACCGTCCGGCACAAACGAAGTCCGACTTGAGTTCTTCGGACCCCAAGGGCTGCTTGGTTCATGCGTGTATCCTCTGTCCGGCAGGAACCGGCGTGCTGCCCTTGTTACTGGCGGCCGGACAGTAACTTCATCTCATCCGCCAGCTCAGGGGGAGGAACTGTACTTTATAACCGCCGGTCTGGCTAAAGAGTTCTACGAATACTAGGAGGAGTGTATGAAGACTAAGTCAGAACGCATATTCCAGCAATCTGATGTCAGAACTCCATTCAAGATGTTCGCGAAGTTCTGCGTCCTGGGCGCCGTGTCGCTACTGGCGTGCAGTGCCCGCATCAACTCTGTCATTATTGATCGGGATGCTGGAACCAGGCGCTGGGACATTGACAATCCGTTCCTGGCAAACGACATTAAGATTCTGGATGTCAAGGAAGAGGAGAAGAACGACGCCCTGTTCGTCAGCATCCTGGTCAGGAACGGCTGGGGTGTGCGCATCGGCGGGCTGATGAAGGTGCAGTTCTATGACCGCTCCGGCGTTCAGCTCGATGACCCATGGGGCTGGCACCAGATAAACCTCGAATCATCCCAGGAGGAGTGGTTCAAGTTCATGGCGCCCAAGAAGGCGGACGAAATCAGTCGGATCAAGGTGATGGTCCGAGGTATCAACAAGTACTCTGGCGCCGGCCGCTAGCGCAAGCATCGGTTCAGGTCTGGTTCAATAGTCTCGCGCCGGGTATGCCGGCCAGCCCGGTGCTAGCGGACTTTCACCAACTTCATTCGGTCGGTACGACCGTGCGCAGGCCGGATGACGTATGTACCGGCCGCAAGGTTCAAGCCGAGCTCGGCACCAAGAAAGCGACCTACCCGGCGGCCGGTAAAGTCGAACACGTCGAACTCCTCATGTTCCTTGCCTCGCATCCGCACTGAAACAGAGAACATGGTCGAAGACCGACCCAGCCCGGCCAGGACCCGCTCCTGTCCAATACCGACCGGGTTACCGCCGAGCCAGCGGCGATAGTAGATCCACTTCTCCTTGTCAAACGTCACGTGCACGTTGGAGTCTGCGGCCGCGACCGTGTAGTGCATTGCATCGTGCCCAGGTACGCTCTCCGAGATGCACTGCTCCGGGTCCCAGGTTCGGCCGCCGTCAGTCGAGCGGATGTAATGAACCTGATACGCCCCCATGTCCCCGCGCACTACATGGACGTTCGAGCCTGAAGCCGCGATGTTCACGGTCCAGGTCTGATTCATGTCTGGGCAGATACAGGTGTCCTGAGTCCAGGTTACACCCCGGTCGGTCGAGCGCCGATACCACACATCCCAGAACCCGTTCCGACCGTCGCAGTAAGCCAGGTGTACCGTGTCGCCGGCCGAGGCCAGGCACGGACAATCTGAGACGTCCGGGGTTGGGATGCCGACCCTGGCCAGCCAAGTGTTCCCGTTGTTGGTCGAACGTTGATAGTACACTACCTCACCCCAAAAGTCGTAGTAGGCACAGATGATAGTGGTACCGATTGCAGCAAGGGTCGGATTCACGTATCCGGTCAGATTCAGCACCGGATTCTCAGTGTTCCATGTTGCGCCATTGTCAGTCGAACGCCGGTAGTATATCTGGTCGTCGCCCAGTCGATCATCCTCCCAGGCGAGATGCACGCAAGTACCTTCGGTGATGATGCAAGGAAACCAAGCGCCGTAATACCCGCCCGAGCTGTGCGAGAGCTGAACCGCGGGCTCAAATGTGGCACCAGCGTTGGTCGAGCGGCGATAATACACCTGGGCTCCTGAATCGCCTTGTTCGTCAATGCCCCGAACCCAAGTAATATGGACAAAGGGGCCGGCTATTGCTACCCCGGGATATCCGGAGTAAACCGAGTCATCGGAGATTCGTATCGGTGGCTGCCAACTCACGCCGTTGTCGAGTGACCGGCGGTAGAATATATCGTAGCTGCCGTTTGCTGCTCCGTACCACACCGCGTGCAGTGTGTCGTGAGCTGCGGCCAAGGCCCAAGTATTGGCCAGCGGCAAGTAGCAAGCAGTGTCGTTCTGATACAACACAACCGGTGGCTCCCAGGCAGCCAGGGTTGCTGCCGTCAGTAAAACTACGGCCATGATACGGCCGGCTAGATTGGACCTGTCGCTCATTCTCATCATCACATCCTTTCTGTGCGGATTATACGCACCGGTCAGGCCCTTGGCCCCGGTATCTGTTCCGACCATTTCCGCTAGCTTGTTCTAGTAGCAAATGGCGTCGTTGTCAAGCCGGCGCCGTTGCTTGACACCGGCTCAAGCGCTGATAATTTTGATTCAATGGACATGAAACGAATTGCCATTGCTGGCGCAACCGGACTTGTTGGTGAGACCCTCCTGCGCCTTCTGGAATCCGGGCCCCATCAGATTGAGGACCTGCGGCTGCTTGCCTCGGCCCGCAGCGCAGGTGCCAAACTTCTGTTCCGCGACCGCGAATACCAAGTGAAGGAGTTCGCTGCCGAGGAATTCAAGGGCCTCGATGTTGCTTTCTTCTGCGTTGAACCTGAACTTGCGCGCAAGCTCGTGCCCGAGGTAGCAAAGCTCTGCCCGGTCATTGACAAGTCATCTGAGTTCCGACTCAAGCCCGAAGTCCCCCTGGTCGTGCCCGAGGTGAACTCACAAGCGATCAAGGGTCACAAGAACATCATTGCCAACCCTAATTGCACCACGATCCCGCTAGCCGTAGCGGTGGCTCCGCTGCACAAGCGATTTGGCCTCGAGGCGTTATACATCGCTACTTATCAGTCGGTATCCGGTGCTGGCCGGGCCGCTCTGAACCAGTATCGTTACGAGACCGAGTTCGTTGCCCTGGGCCGGCCGGTGGACACAAAGGGCAGTCCTCTACCCTACCAGATTGCTGACAACGTAATACCACAGATTGACTCATTTGACCGGCACGGCCACACTGGTGAGGAGCTGAAGCTGATGCAGGAGACAGCAAAGATTCTGTCGCTACCTGATTTGCGCGTATGTGTTACCTGCGTCCGGGTGCCGGTCTCAGTCGGCCATTGTCTGGCCGTGACCGCGGTATTTAGCCGGAAGGTTACTGTCCGCGAAGCCCGGAACGTTCTGCAGCACGCCCAGGGTCTGGTCCTGTCTAGGGACAACGAGTACGCCACGCCCGCCGACTGCCGTGGCCGCGATGCAGTCTACGTTAGCCGGGTTCGGCAAGGGGCAAAGGAAAACGAACTGCAGTTCTGGGTCGCGACCGACAACCTGCGCAAGGGAGCGGCGCTCAACGCCATCCAGATTGCCGAGCTGATCAACTAAGGAAAACAAGTGAGATACCTGTCGTTATTGGTTGTGTTCGCCCTCCTGTTCGTATCAGTTGCCGAATCCCGACCACCGCAGGAACTCCCATTTTCTCTGCCGCTCCCGGGCAAGCCAGGTGCGGTCTGGCAGTCTTCCGCTGTCGTCTGTGCGGAATCTTCCCATTCCTACGACGTCCGGCATTACCGGCTCGACTTCGATTTGCCGATGACCCACGCCGGATATACCTGCCGCGAACAGGTCTGTATCGCCAGTAATGCGCCATCGCTCGACACCTTCTCGCTTGACTTTGACGGCCTGGTCTGCGACTCGGTCAAACGCTCCGGCATACCCCAGGTATTCTCGACTCCACCCGGGCTTTTGAAGATCGACCTCGCCTCGCCCGTACCCCTGGGTGACTCGGCGCTGATTGACATATTCTTTCACCGCGAATCAACTGCAGTTCAGAACGCCTATTACTTTTGCCGTCCGCCGACCCGCATCTATGCCCACGCGATGACCTGTGGCTGTCCTACTAATAACCACTTCTGGTTTGCCTGCTATGACCATCCATCAGACAAGGCTGAGCGCGGCTGTATGATAAACCTAACCGTGCCGGACACTTTTCAGACGTCGTCTAACGGCCTATGCGATTCGGTCACGGTGAACACGGGCAATAACACACGTACCTACTGGTGGCGACACCCTTACCCGATTTGCACCTACCTGATGACATTCTCGGCTTCGCGCTTTACCTCATGGCAGGACACCGTTGTCGGCCAGACAGGCGACACCATCCCAATCATCCACTTTATGTGGCCCCAGGACTCTGCGCCTTCTCGTGCTGGCTTTGCGCGGCTGCCTGACATGATTGAGTATTTCTCCGACACGCTGCGGTTTGGCCCATATCCTTTCGAGCGGTTCGGGTTCATACCCGGGTACTACGGATTTCCCTGGGGTGGCATGGAGCACCAGACTACGGTGATGCTCCATACTAGCTACATCCCGGGCGGCTCGGACATAGTCCAGGCACACGAGCTTTCCCATATGTGGTGGGGTGACATGCTGACTCACGTGGGATACGCTGACGTCTGGCTCAACGAGGGATTCGCAACCTGGGCCGAGGTCTTGTACATGGGCCGCCAGCAGGGACGGGCCTACTTCGCCAACCTGATGCGGGGCCGGGCCAGCTCTTTCTTCTCACGCGACCGGACCTACCGGTTCCCAATCTACAATCCGCCTTGGTCTCAGATTTACGACTATGGCACGATTTACTGCAAAGGCGCGTGGGTCGAGCACATGCTGCGCTACGTCGTGGGCGACACCGCCTGGGAAAGCCCGGGCATATTCTTTACTGCGCTCCGCGCCTACCGGGATTCCTTCCCCTATGGCACGGCCTCGACCGAAGACTACAAGCGTGTGAACGAACAGGTCACCGGAATGGACCTCGATTGGTTCTTCGACGAGTGGATTTACCAGGCTGGATTCCCGCGCTACTACCTGAACTGGACCAAGGAACCGGCCGGCGACAGCTTTCGCGTCG contains:
- the asnA gene encoding aspartate--ammonia ligase, which translates into the protein MVKKAKKAVRKIAKRPVKKKIAKKIRATGSRHKARPIAQGFMPKPGKTGKAADLAGPGVSTYEEVDKILPIGYRSILDNKETQRALYAVKRYVEDGLAQELNLQMVQVPLIVEKESGMNDNLDRDGSRTPIDFPCGLGISPRINAQIVQAATKWKRWALKQYGCQVGEGINTDMRAVRKDYFLDHDHSSYVDQWDWERVITAEDRNLEFLKMVVRKIWKVITGAEDFVQQMYPQLRDPRYPNLPKELTFIHAEEILERYPDLPRKQRETRILQDYSPAIFIIGIGWVLKDGFPHEMRAADYDDWVTDTSKETGKDTHGLNGDILVWNHVTKRRHELSSMGIRVTKETLVKQLELSGQLDRLELPYHKMIMNDEIPLSIGGGIGQGRLQMLLLRKAHIGEVTVTVWPKQLHEICEKHNIYVLK
- a CDS encoding penicillin-binding protein activator LpoB — its product is MKKVIRYSLALVAWCLVAACASSHYVRPDEVTEWDYTYSDTDMKLLAEKMVMSLSEAELPKTQEKPTIAFLRIGNRTSQHVDTDGISEKIMVSLVKLGRFRVVDRELLKKQAQEIALVENQRIDVEGAVKLGNLVGADYFLTGDIMSIEKTSGATTLAYYKLTMRLVNVKTSVIEWADEKELKKRSTKGWFE
- a CDS encoding aspartate-semialdehyde dehydrogenase, whose protein sequence is MDMKRIAIAGATGLVGETLLRLLESGPHQIEDLRLLASARSAGAKLLFRDREYQVKEFAAEEFKGLDVAFFCVEPELARKLVPEVAKLCPVIDKSSEFRLKPEVPLVVPEVNSQAIKGHKNIIANPNCTTIPLAVAVAPLHKRFGLEALYIATYQSVSGAGRAALNQYRYETEFVALGRPVDTKGSPLPYQIADNVIPQIDSFDRHGHTGEELKLMQETAKILSLPDLRVCVTCVRVPVSVGHCLAVTAVFSRKVTVREARNVLQHAQGLVLSRDNEYATPADCRGRDAVYVSRVRQGAKENELQFWVATDNLRKGAALNAIQIAELIN
- a CDS encoding M1 family aminopeptidase encodes the protein MRYLSLLVVFALLFVSVAESRPPQELPFSLPLPGKPGAVWQSSAVVCAESSHSYDVRHYRLDFDLPMTHAGYTCREQVCIASNAPSLDTFSLDFDGLVCDSVKRSGIPQVFSTPPGLLKIDLASPVPLGDSALIDIFFHRESTAVQNAYYFCRPPTRIYAHAMTCGCPTNNHFWFACYDHPSDKAERGCMINLTVPDTFQTSSNGLCDSVTVNTGNNTRTYWWRHPYPICTYLMTFSASRFTSWQDTVVGQTGDTIPIIHFMWPQDSAPSRAGFARLPDMIEYFSDTLRFGPYPFERFGFIPGYYGFPWGGMEHQTTVMLHTSYIPGGSDIVQAHELSHMWWGDMLTHVGYADVWLNEGFATWAEVLYMGRQQGRAYFANLMRGRASSFFSRDRTYRFPIYNPPWSQIYDYGTIYCKGAWVEHMLRYVVGDTAWESPGIFFTALRAYRDSFPYGTASTEDYKRVNEQVTGMDLDWFFDEWIYQAGFPRYYLNWTKEPAGDSFRVVTYLTQQNGNLAPPVFHMPLPVRFSGQGQDTLVTIRPQASPQIDTFLLHFRPDEAVTDPDNWVLDSTYYTGVAEEPGSGPRIPGFSGFRVAPSPAKREVHFQVWGRPGHHAQLEITDAAGRLVRTIPIPYSITHTPYSIVWDRLDSSARSVPAGVYFCRLSTERSTSACRVTLVD